aatattgggttgtgggatttatatgggagctatgacctattatgattcgattgtcataaaatattttaacgtgatttttatgtatttatatgagagctgttgccaaatatggaccgatattcacaaaattcagtagtatgatttgatctgtgtactatttcggtttaatatatggaagctatgggcctaagtatttgagggctttttttgtagaattttatataaacaacgctattaaaatgagtggaccttatatgggagctatgccgtaTTATGGATCTTATggatcaatatttaaaaaatcttgtagtacgattcttggatacaaattactgatcggtgtaaaattttggttcagtacagattattttggatatttgtgcaggttaatggaGGCTATGACTCCTCTTGGatgctatggtcaattatggacctatcatcgttaaatttggtacatcgatttttgtatatattgcacaaatttgtttggaatttcaacctgataactaaatttgtaagaaattattgagGATTTTAGAAATTATTGAGAGTAGAAAATTCTgtagtatgattgctggataaaaattactgatctgtgcgcaatttcattttaacatcaatttgttttaaatatttattaaggttaatatctgttttggaaatgggccttataggggagctatggccaattatcggccaatctgcgtaaaatttggtacagtgatttctTTGTATATGACTATTGTTTGTGTCGAATTACAGcatgataaaggtatttataagagatttatgagtacttaactgagtttcggaagtggatcttatatgggagctatggtcaaatatggaccgatattcacaaaatcctgtagtatgatttctaaatataaattagagatttgtgtaaaattttgtattgatattttttagatatttatttaggttaatgtgtttttcggaagtggtccttatatgggaactataacCAATTactggccgatcttcatagaattaggtatagcgattttggtatatatggagACCATTTATaacgaatttaaacttaatagcgacatttataagacatttatgcttatttaagtgattttcggaagtgaactttatatgggggctacggtcaaatatgggccgatccacaaaaaatttggggttgtaatttttttaagcacgaaacttagtTTTCCTGAATTTGGTGTGGATCCTggaattttgtaggcatttacagaccatagaaccatatttcgggactaggtgaaatcatgaaccgtttcttataatttttaccagagttagtccctttaacataAGAATAACGTGTGCAAAATTTGATGGTATtgtctgcaatatatttgcacaaataacaaaagatattttaaaattatcaagtttttttttaggttgtctcacattttggttcataactctggttccacttaaccgattttgctgattttcaataccaaactgcttaggagagcaataaacatttttcttgcaagtcttccaattttgtttgtctattttggacgtgagcgtgttttacagagacaccaataaaataaaattttgttgtcaTTTTGACATTGGAGTAGGGTAGACTAGACTTAGGCTTTTACAagcattttaaaagaattataaaataactatggccgacttcataaacgcattaATGCATAGCAATTACAAGGCAAAGCAATACTTTGTGACATTCATGAAcacataaatgttttgtaaagaatcataaataaaagcaattcacaaatttgacagatgctgcgcatggacaagcattgccatacaataataaacttgcgacattgccaaaacaaaatcttttGCGTTTATGAACGCTATGCATGGCAGCGTTGCTTTGCaaaatgcgtttatgaagtcagcctatatttggttgtacaatgttggtccaACCATTTGCAGGGTTTCTCATTTAATAGCTAAATTTAATCGGTATTATTACAGTCCTTGTTTTaatctgtataaaaataataaattctattgtttagttaaaaaaaacttaagaattttgacatgttaaccttcgctttaccaaaggttttttatgtatattgcttaccaatacccacccatGTGGTTCTGCAGTTCTATATATATTTGcgacgaacaaaattttaaaaaatccaaaaaaccttataaaaagttcgaaatgtttttattaaattctacagaactgtaaaatttgttcagtgagacttaatttcatttaaatcataacaaaattaaaaaacaaaataaaaagcatTATAAGTTATCTTCAAAAGAGAAATTTTTCAACTAAGATTATcactattaattttattattttttctaaatatgaaTGTCCTTAAAGTTGAAGTTTCCTTCAAGaacagaaattttcaatttgattaaTTCTTAATGACCGAAGTAGAGTGAAATATGTTTCTTTGCCAACTTACTACTTATCTAAATTGGAACTTTAAGGAGAAATTCTAGAAAATTTCCAGAAAAAAACCGGGAACGTTTTCCCCAAAGGAACCCTACATCGGGGTCAAATGAAAAattcaacaaacaaacaaacaaatatttgttcatacaatacaatataaatttgttttatgatgTTGCTCAAAATATTTGGGGTCTAATGATAACTGTTCGTGAGCCAGACAGTGTTTTAGAATTTTGTAGGTATAATATGAACAAATACAGAGTGCAGTACTGTAAATTTCATCTTCATAATTACACTTATAACGCGAAGCACTCTTCCACAGATTCCAACTTACAACAACAATGCTGTTATCATACCCCTCACAATatgaataattaaataaaatttgtttaaacaaatataattaaaacaaacatttattcgatttaaaacttaaaacaaagttaataacaagataaaaataataacagatCAGTCTCTTTGGTTATGTGCCTCTGAACACTTACAAGCGACGACGGAACACAGATGAAGGCAAGTAAGCACTACCGGGAGCATGAGCTGCGGGAGCGCGTACTGGGGCTTGAGAAGCAAAGTTGAGGACGGGAGCAACGCCACCATTGTGAGAGTGAGAAGGACCGCCCAAAGAATCGTATTGGCCTTGGATGGCTTTTTGAGCGTTGGCGGCATCTTCAGGGGTACGGTATTTGACAAAGTGAACTTCGGGTTTGTTGTTGCCGTTCTTGTTGAGGGCATTGAGTCTGTTGGCCAAATCTCCAATATCGGCTTGTTTGTTGAGTACATAGATGGCAGTTTTTTGATCGGCAGCTTGTTTGGCCAAAGCGAGGGCAGCATCTTCGAGTCCCTTGTTTTCGGGTCCCTTGATGAAGACAACACGGAGACCTTGTTTCACACTGCCAGCAATCTTTTGGGCGGCATTG
The nucleotide sequence above comes from Calliphora vicina chromosome 1, idCalVici1.1, whole genome shotgun sequence. Encoded proteins:
- the LOC135949583 gene encoding uncharacterized protein LOC135949583, which codes for MRAFIVLCLVAVACADKLGYNYQPVGHSDGGLSFQPGSGVGVGGLDTGASYDAPSYSAPAEFDKEFFSFSAPDSEFDDPNAAQKIAGSVKQGLRVVFIKGPENKGLEDAALALAKQAADQKTAIYVLNKQADIGDLANRLNALNKNGNNKPEVHFVKYRTPEDAANAQKAIQGQYDSLGGPSHSHNGGVAPVLNFASQAPVRAPAAHAPGSAYLPSSVFRRRL